From a single Nicotiana tabacum cultivar K326 chromosome 8, ASM71507v2, whole genome shotgun sequence genomic region:
- the LOC107821201 gene encoding putative myosin-binding protein 5, which translates to MDSGSFKCFGDQKLGKFVHFFVYAILEWVLIITLFIDGFLAFFANEFAKFFELNIPCLLCTRIDHVLVHRNSNFYYNDSICDVHKKDLSSLAYCHVHKKLSEIKNMCEGCLLSFATEKDADCHRYKSLAGILHKDIDCFAGDDMKTGKKELAETIQIEKGIVHRCSCCGEPLKMRSKYARNTSINGRSYSQAPAPSPRASPRAPLLGAWRNIEEVRHVESPRSRYTDLKFIQDDEGPSNAGKEDVKAATMPLLAHSEITHEAPCKTPNCTRNKFFGIPLTDSAQESPRLSRHRPRKSWLSDKIEVTSEGNDTSSALNELEDDILHRLKKQVHLDRKSLVALYMELDEERSASAIAANNAMAMITRLQAEKAAVEMEAFQYQRMMEEQAEYDQEALQFMNDELLKKEEEMKVLEAELETYRERYGHIKTVGSEVCEVDADEDYQELKSQCLSSISERSDCASLDEVDRHRVNERPFQCSGEHGGVNVDDSQLDFEKQRSYLMGLLTDVVEKIKTSPEDESHKLEPNMTEEKGSENKVTLTREVSLIGERLRAIEAESGFLKHAAMTLQSGDEGSKLLTEIAQHLQKLRCSVNTSSADADAGIQSK; encoded by the exons ATGGATTCAGGATCATTCAAGTGCTTTGGTGATCAGAAGTTGGGAAAATTTGTACATTTCTTCGTATATGCTATTCTTGAATGGGTGTTGATCATTACGCTTTTCATTGATGGATTTCTTGCATTTTTTGCCAATGAATTTGCCAAATTCTTTGAATTAAATATTCCATGCTTGCTTTGCACGAGGATAGATCATGTTCTTGTGCACAGGAACTCAAATTTCTATTACAATGATTCCATTTGTGATGTTCACAAGAAGGACCTTTCTTCCCTTGCCTATTGCCATGTTCACAAGAAGCTCTCTGAAATCAAGAATATGTGTGAAGGCTGCCTTTTGTCATTTGCAACCGAGAAAGATGCCGATTGCCATAG GTACAAGTCACTAGCTGGGATTTTGCACAAGGACATTGATTGCTTTGCAGGGGATGATATGAAAACAGGGAAGAAAGAATTAGCTGAGACCATCCAAATAGAGAAGGGTATAGTACATAGGTGTTCTTGTTGTGGGGAGCCTCTAAAAATGAGGTCCAAATATGCAAGGAACACATCAATAAATGGAAGGTCTTATTCTCAAGCTCCTGCACCTTCTCCTCGAGCTTCTCCTAGAGCTCCATTATTAGGTGCATGGAGAAATATTGAGGAAGTGCGCCATGTTGAATCGCCTCGCAGTCGCTACACAGACCTCAAATTCATCCAAGATGATGAAGGCCCCTCAAATGCAG GTAAAGAGGATGTAAAAGCTGCTACTATGCCACTGCTAGCACATTCCGAAATCACACATGAAGCTCCCTGCAAAACCCCAAATTGTACAAGAAACAAATTTTTTGGAATTCCATTAACAGACTCAGCTCAAGAAAGTCCGAGGTTGTCTCGTCACAGGCCCAGAAAGTCATGGCTTAGTGATAAAATTGAAGTCACTTCAGAGGGTAATGACACAAGTAGTGCATTGAACGAATTAGAAGACGACATCTTGCATCGGTTGAAAAAGCAGGTTCATTTGGACCGTAAGTCTCTAGTGGCACTATACATGGAATTAGACGAAGAAAGAAGTGCATCTGCTATTGCAGCGAATAATGCAATGGCTATGATCACTCGTTTGCAAGCCGAGAAAGCAGCTGTTGAAATGGAAGCATTTCAGTATCAGAGAATGATGGAAGAGCAAGCAGAATATGATCAAGAGGCGTTGCAGTTCATGAACGACGAGCTTTTGAAGAAAGAGGAAGAAATGAAGGTGTTAGAAGCTGAACTTGAGACTTATAGGGAAAGATATGGACATATAAAGACAGTAGGTAGTGAAGTTTGTGAAGTTGATGCTGATGAAGATTATCAAGAACTGAAATCTCAGTGTTTATCATCTATTAGTGAGAGATCAGATTGTGCCAGCCTGGATGAAGTAGATCGGCATAGAGTAAACGAGCGTCCATTTCAGTGTTCCGGGGAACATGGAGGGGTCAATGTGGATGATTCACAACTTGATTTTGAGAAACAGAGATCTTATCTTATGGGTTTGTTGACAGATGTTGTAGAGAAAATTAAAACATCTCCTGAAGACGAATCTCATAAGTTGGAACCAAACATGACCGAAGAAAAAG GAAGTGAAAATAAGGTCACTCTCACAAGAGAAGTGTCATTAATTGGAGAAAGGTTGAGAGCCATTGAAGCAGAAAGCGGCTTCTTAAAACATGCTGCGATGACATTACAGAGCGGTGATGAAGGAAGCAAACTCTTAACTGAGATAGCTCAACATCTGCAGAAGCTAAGATGCTCGGTCAATACCTCATCAGCGGATGCAGATGCTGGGATTCAGTCCAAATAA